GTAGTTGAAATCGTATTTATTGAGGTAAAGATTGATGATCTCGTCTTTGGTATAAAAACGCTCCAGTTTCGTAGCGATCACCCACTCGATGGGTTTCTGAAACACACGCTGGAGTTTATTGTTGGCTTTTGGAGAATAGAGCAATTTTGCCAGCTGTTGGGTGATGGTACTTCCTCCGCCGCTGCTTTCATCCTGAAGCAACAATGTCTTAAAAACAGCCCTTCCTAAACCGATAAAATCAATTCCCGAATGGTTATAATACCGCCTGTCTTCAGTGGCAACCAATGCATGAATAAGGTATGGCGACAATTCATTATAACTTACAAAAATCCGGTTTTCGTCACTTTGAGAATAAGTAAACAAGAGTTGGTCGTCCGACGAAATTACCTGCGAGGCATATTTATCGATCGGATTTTCCAGTTCATCGATACGCGGCAGGTATCCAATCAATCCGGATGACATCAACAGGAAAGCAACACCATTTACGGCGATAAAAAGAAAGAACAATCGCCATAACCATTTGACGATGTCGTTTTTGGACTGCATTGCCTTGTTTGTTTTTTTATTCGAAACCGATTTTTTCCCCATAGTTAATTTGAAACCGCTTGGTTCTTGATTTTGACAGATTTTGCCGCAAAATTACACAAAACCGTTGAATAAGTCGTCACTATTGGTGTTAAAAAGACCGAAGAGCCCTACTTACAGCCCGCTAAAATCAACCCCTTCGAAGACCAGCGAAGGAATACGCCACGACGAATTTAACCGCGGGTCGTTTCCGGTTTCCGCAAGTGAGTTCCACAACGTGATCATGTTTCCGGTAACGTTCATTTCCGAAAGCGGCAAGGTAAGTTTACCTTTTTCGATAAGAAAGCCCTCGATCCCGTACGAAAAATCTCCGGTTGAACTGTTGCTGTTCCCCCCGTTGAATCCGGTAACAAGGATGCCGTGGGCCACATCGGAAATCAGGCCGTTCAGGTCTTTATTTCCCAGCTGCATGACCAGAATGGACGGATTGGCGACGGTTGGATCCACATCCATTTTTTTGGCGTTGTAGGTGTCGATGTAATAGGTCTTCAGTACTCCTTTATCGAAAACACTCCGGCGTTCTGTGGCTACACCCTCACTATCGAAATACCGGGCTCCGGACGCACCGATAAGGTGGGGCTCATCCAGGAGTGTAAACTTGTCACTGCCCACTTTCTGCCCGAGCTTATCCAGCAGGAATGAGTTTTTCTGCTGCAAGGCGGAACCAAAAATAGCACTCAGCATCGGACGAAGCAACTGCCCTGAATTCATCGGATCGACCACCATGGTGTATCTACCCGACTTCGTTTTCTTCTGTCCGATTTTCTGCAGGGTGCGCTCCAATGCTTTTTGGCCTACTCCTTCCTTTACCAGTTTATCGAGATAGAGTGATGATTCGTACCAATAAGACGACGGACGGGCTTCGCCCTCACCTTTCACGGCTACACTTGCCGAGAGTGAGTACCACGATTGTTGGGTTTCACCTTCGAATCCATTGCTGGTTATCTGATAACTAAAGCCGTCTCCGTCACCATACGACGATTCCACCGAAATTATTCGAGGATCCTTGCCCAAGGCTTCTTCGGCAATTGCCTGTGCCAAGGCAACCTTATTGTCCGGATTTACAGCGCTGAACTGCGGATCAAGCAGCTGCAGGTCGGGCTTGCCTCCTTTGTAATAACGGGAGGCATCGGGAAGTACGCGCGCCTCGTCTTCAGCCAGGTACCGCGTGGATTCTACCCCGTTTCTGATAAACGATTCCAGTTCTTTCTTATCCAGCCGGTTGGTGGAATATGTTCCGTAACGTCCGTCTACATAAAGGAACAAGCTCATCCTGCTTTCCGAGGCTTGCTGCAGTTTATCCATCTGAGCATCACGAAGTTCAAAAGATGTGTTTGACCCCGAGTATAGTGATACTTTTGCTGCCTGGCAACCGTTCTTCAGGGCATAGTCCATGGCCCATTGTGCCAATTTTTTATTTTCGTTTGATATCATGACTCTCCTCCTACCGTTAATTTACTTACCAATGCCGACGGCATGCCACAGGTAACCGGACACGACTGTCCGTCTTTTCCACAAGTCCACGTGCCGTTATCTATTTTGTCGTTATCGGCTACCATAGTAATATCAGCCAATGCTTTCGGCCCATTACCGATGATGTTAATGTCCTTGATGGGTTGGGTTAATTTTCCGTTTTCGATAAGGTACCCCGATTTTACGAAGAACGTGAAGTCACCCGCGCCGATCTGCACCTGGCCGTTGGTGAATTTATCAACAAAGATACCGTTCTTTACCGAAGCGATAATGTCGGACTCCTTCACATTTCCTGCCTCCATGTACGTTGCGCGCATGCGTGGTATAGGCATGTTCCGGAACGATTCACGACGGCCGTTTCCGGTGGAAGCGATCCCATAATGCCTGGCGCTGATGCGGTCGTGCAGGTAGCTGGTAAGGATACCGTCCTTCACAATGTAGGTTTTCTGTCCGTATGTACCCTCATCGTCAATATTTATCGACCCGCGGTTAAACGGGATGGTTCCGTCATCCACCACACTGATATGTTCGTTGCATATCTTCTTGTTGAGTTGTTCGGAGAAAATGGAAATATTCTTCCGGTTAAAATCAGCTTCAAACGCGTGCCCGATAGCTTCGTGCAACAAAATCCCCGATCCGCCGGATCCCATAACCACCGGCATCTCTCCCCCTTTGGGTTTGATGGCTTTGAACAAGATGGAAGTGTTTTCCACGGCTTCTCGGGCGATTACATCGATAATGTCATCCGACAGGAATTCGAACCCTTTCCGGTAAGCTCTCGCCGAATGACTGTTCTCAAACCTCCCGTTTTCTTCCATAATACAAACCGCGCTCAATGTTACCATCGGACGGTAATCGTAATAACTCACTCCCTCTGAGTTACAAAACAGTATGTGCGAAGTGCTATCGTTGAGCGACGCCGATACTTTTTGCACCCGTTTATCGAGCGCAAAAATCTTGTCGTTCAGTTTTTGCAGGTAGGGTGTTTTCTCTTTCAGTGCTACACCTTCCCACGGGGTGGAGATTGCGTAGCAATTTGCTTTCAACGGCCTCTCAGTCAACGAAACCGGTTTCGTCTTCACACTGCTGCTGGCAATTCGCGCAGCTGTCCGGGCAGCTTTCAGCATTTCCTCGAGAGTAACGTTCTCGATGTAGGCATATCCGGTTTGATCTCCGGAAAGGACACGCACACCCATTCCAAAATCGATGTTAGAGTTACTCCGGTTTACCGCACCGTCTTGAAGTGCTACGCTATTAGTAAACGTATGCTCAAAAAACAAATCGGCATAGTCGCCGCCTTTCTCCAGAGCCGCCGTCAACGTTTTACGAACATCGGCATGGGTTATACCAAAATGTTGCATCGCTGATGAAACCGGCGCAGCTTCCTTATTTCCAGTCAAATCGGATGCGAACGTGGGTGCAGCCACAGCCCCGGCAAGAGCCAGACCGCCAGTCCTGATAAAATTTCGTCTGTCCATAAAGTAGATTTATTGTTGGTTTATTCTTCAAATATGATGTAAAAGTACGCAATAATTTATTATTAGACGTAAACCACAAGGATTTCATTACATCCATATTCCTGTTGAGCTTTTACTCCATACCCCTGCTATCGTTTCCGTAAAGCAGTATCTCCTCATGTTTCATGTTTATTTCACTTTTCAAGGTTTTAATTTCATTTCCCCCACTTTTTTTGTTTATTTTGTATTTCATTTTGTAAAAATTTGCAAAATAAATGAGAAAAGAAAACATCGCATCCCTCTATAACCGTTACGTGGACGATTTGTACACGTATGCCCTCTATCTTGGTTTTGAGAAAGGGATCATTATGGATGCTATTCACGATGTATTTTGTAAATTTGCGGCCGATGAAAAGCAGCTTCAAGATGTTTCAAACCTGAAATTTTATCTTTTCAAATCACTGAAAAACAGAATATACGATATTTATAAAGCGCAAAAAAAATATATTGGATTATCAACCATTGATGCGCAGGATGCGCCTTTCAATATCCAGGTTACCATCGAGGACCGGCTTATCGACAAAGAAGAGCAGCAACAGATAAAAGACCAGCTCTCGGAAATGCTTGACAGCCTTACCGAACGTCAACGTGAAGTGGTTTACCTACGTTATGTTCAGGAATACGATTATGCACAAATCTCCGAATTGCTGAACATCAGTATCCACGGATGCCGGAAACTTCTCTCAAAAGCCATGCAAAACCTACGTGAAAAGTACGGTGCACTCGTTTTCCTTTTTCTCTTTTCTTAACGCAAAAGTGTTAAATTTATAGGATTTCTCAAAAACAAGGGGATAAATTTTTCCCGTAGTCGTCTATTTATAAAGCGAATCTTGATGCCAACTTATACACGATATACCGATTTTCTAAAAGACAAGCAGTTTATCCGCTGGCAATTAACGCCAGATGAAGAGCTAGATGCGCATTGGGAAGGCTTTATCAAACAAAATCCGGAGTTAAAAATTGTCTTACAGCAAGCCATTGACTACCTTAAAACAACCGGACTGAATAAAAGCACCTTAAACGAGGATGAACGTTTACGTTTGTTGAATGAAATTCAATCCACTGTCGAACGATCGTTGAAAAGAATAAAAAGCCGCCAGCTTATTCAACTCTCTGTTGCTTCCTGCGCAGCTATTACCTTACTTATTATTGGATTAAACCACTTTGTTTTCCAAGAAAAAGAGACCCAATTTTCTCCGGAACAAGAACTTATCGTTGGAAATTTATTAAACCACGAAGACATTCAACTGATTACGGACGAGAAATCGCTATCGTTCCAAAACGATGTGCAAATGGAGTTCGATGAAAGCGGAAAAGCAAAAATCACACAGGGCAACAACGAAGGAAAAGCCGCGGAATTAACCGGAGGTAAGCAAAATACACTTATTGTTCCGTACGGAAAACGCTCCACGCTTACCCTCTCTGACGGCAGTAAAGTGTGGCTCAATTCCGGTTCCGTACTTGAATTTCCAGCCCAATTTACCGAAAACAAACGGGAGGTCCGGCTGGCGTCGGGAGAAATGTATATTGAAGTGGCACCCGACAGCCAAAAACCGTTTCACGTAAGCACTTCCGATTTTAACGTAAAGGTGTACGGCACCAAGTTCAATGTCTCCGCTTATGCCGACTCCCCACAATCGGTTGTGTTGGTGGAGGGCCGGGTAAGTTTAAAACCCGCAAATAAAAAGGAAACTTTTTTATCGCCCAGCGAACAGGCTGTTTATGCTGATAACGGTACCTTCAACACACATAAAGTAGATGTAAATCAGTTTATCAGCTGGAAAAATGGTTACCTGGAATTCGATAAAACCCCTATGACGGAAGTCCTGAAACAAATCGGAAGGTATTACAACCTCTCTTTTGACTTCGATAACGATGTGAATCTACAGAGGCGCACCTGTACCGGAAAAATTTATCTCTCAGAAAACCTGGATAACATAATGGCCACGGTAGGACTGCTGTCCTCAACTAAATACATAAAAGACAACGATCAAGTATTTATAATTAACGAACCCAATTAAACTTTAAGCCTATGCACAAAGACAGATGATAATAACAAAAAACAAAAAAGCCGAACGATACTGCGAATAACGTCCGGCCAAATTGAATTTAATTACCTGGATTATTAATAATTAAAATCGTACAAAGATATGAATAAACATTGTATTGAGGGGAGAGAGTCTCTCAATAATTTTAAACACGTTCTAAGAATCATGAGAATTACCTTGTCCTTCTTATTTTTCTGCATATTGTTCTCCTCAGCGTCAAACAGTTATTCTCAGGAATTTACCATCAAATCAAAAACGGCTTCTATAAAAGAAGTGTGTAAGGAGATTGAAAAAGGAAGCGGTTATGTTTTCGTTTTCTCTGATAACTGTGAGAAGCTGATTGATAAGAAAGTAAACGTTGAAGCTAACTCAAAAGATGTGATGGAAGTTCTGGATGCAGTATTATCCAGTACAGGACTCACATATAAAATATTGGATAAACAAATCGTTGTCTACAAATCCACAGAAACCACTCCGTCTGTAGCTGTTGAACAACCGAACATGAACATCATTCAACAACCGGCCAAAAAGCAAATAACCGGTAAAATAGTGGATGTACAAGGAGAAGCCATAATTGGAGCAAATATTATTGAAAAAGGATCTATTGATAATGGGACCGTTACAGATATCGATGGAAATTTTTCAATCTCTGTATTGCCAAATTCAATTTTAGAAATCTCATATATTGGCTATATTTCACAAGAAGTCTACACCAGAGAAGGTCAAAAATTGAATATCATATTAGAAGAAGATCTTAAAAGTTTAGATGAAATTGTTGTAATTGGGTATGGGTCTGTTCGTAGAAAAGATTTAACAGGAGCGGTAAGTAGAGTAGATCTTGAAGATAATCCCGTATCATTAACTCCTAACACGAATGTAATACAAGCACTAAGAGCGACAACACCGGGTTTAAATATCGGAACTGTTAATACTTCAGGAGGAAGTCCCTCAATGTTAATTAGAGGTCAAAACTCTTTATCCGCATCAAATAATCCATTAATTGTTGTTGATGGGGTTGTTTTTTTAGGTAACATAAATGATATTAATCCTGCTGACATTGCTTCGGTTGATGTTCTGAAAGACGCGTCTTCTGCTGCAGTTTACGGATCAAGAGCTGCGAATGGTGTGATTTCATTCACAACTAAAAGAGGAAAAACTGATAAGCCTACACTGAGTTTCACATCTACTGCTGGTATGCTAATTTGGAATACAAAACCAAAAATGATGAGTTTGGAAGACCAACTTGAGAGAATTAAATATAATACGGGTGTACAAGATCCTTTGGATTGGATGTATCAAAATGAAGCATATAATTATGAACATGGAATTGTAACGAATTGGCCTGATTATTTTTCCAGAACTGGATATGTTACAGATAATCAATTAAATATATCTGGTGGAACCGAAAAAATAAATTATTACTTATCAGCTGGATACACAGACCAAGAGGGTGTAATAGTTGGGGATGATTATGATAGAATCTCTGTTAAGGGTAAAATAAACACAGATATCACTAGCTGGCTTGAAATTGGTCTTGATGGTTCTTTTAATAGATCGGATTATTCTGGGATTGGCGCTTCTATAAATACATACATGATGGGTGATAGCTATTTTTCTCCTTATAGAGGGTATCCTGAAGATAATATTAAAAAATATGAAAAATGGCCTAGAACTGAAAGTAGACCAGGGCATGTTTCAGATAATCCACTTTGGCTTACACAAGATGAAGTGGCGGATGATGTTGATATTACTGATGCATATCGACTAGCAACTTTTGCAAATATTGAATTTCCCTTTATCAAAGGTTTAAGTTATCGAATTAATTATGTCACAAATCTTCGTCAAATCAAACAAGAAAGATTCATTTACGAAGATCATTTTATTGCAGGAGGACCTATGTGGGATTTGAATCGATATTCACCCTCTACGATTCAAGGTTATTTACCACTAGCAAATGGAACAATCACCCATAGGAATATATATAATTATGTTTTTGACAACATTATAAATTATAAGCGAACTTTTGATAAACATGCGCTTGATGTGACATTAGTTGCAACAAGAGACCATCAAGGAGATAGAGGCTTCACCATGAAAGGAAATGATTTTGAAGCTATAGGAAATACTCTTTTAGGAATAGATGGAATTGCTCTAGCAACAAATCAAACAATTTCAAACTCATTTACAGAAAACTTCAATATTGGTTATTTAGCCCGATTAAATTATGTATTTAATAATAGATATCATTTCACATCCTCATTCAGGAGGGATGGATCATCGGTTTTTGGTGCAGATAATAAATGGGGTAACTTCCCATCTGTAGGTGTTGCTTGGACTATTTCTGAAGAAAATTTCATGAAAAGTATAAAGCCTATAGATTATCTAAAAATTAGGATGTCATATGGTAAAAATGGTAATCAGGGAATTTCTGCATACGAAACCCTCGCGCGCGTGAATTCTGGATCTGCTGCTAATTTACGTTATCAATGGGGAGATCAACCAGGCACTTCACACTACGGTATGACGATTTCTTCACTTGGAAATTCTACTTTAGGATGGGAAACTACAACCTCTTTGAACTGGGGTTTAGAAGCTGTGTTACTTGATCAGCGTGTATTTTTAGATATAGATTATTATACATCCAAAACATATGATCAACTTTTTACTAGACAAATTCCTGCTATGAGTGGATTCACTTCTATTAGAGCTAGTATGGGTCAGGTTGATAATAGGGGTATAGAAATCGGATTACGCACAATTAACATTGAAAATAAAGATTTTACCTGGTCTTCTAATCTTACATTTTGGCAAAACCGGAATATTCTTGCCGATTTGTATGGCGATGGAAAAGATGATATTGCAAACAATCTATTTATAGATAAATCACTTGGTGCAATTTATGGATATGAGTTTGTAGGTATAGTGCAAAAAGATGACACCGAATACATAGCAAATACAGGCTCAAGACCTGGCGATGTTAAATGGAAAGATTTAAATAATGATGGAAAGATAACTGCTGCAGATGATAGGAAAATATTAGGATATATCAAAGAAAACTTCAGGCTAAATCTTTCGAATACTCTTAATTATAAAAACTTTGAATTGTATATTCATCTTTCGGGTATTTTTGGTGGTGGTAAAGATAATTACTTCTTAGCTGCAAATCCAACAGCTTTTCTATCAGGAGATGAACAGGCACAGTTGTATCACCCTTTAGCTAAAATTTCTTATTGGACACCAGACAATCCTAGTAATAAATATCCTTCACCTCATTATGTAAGTAACATGTTTCAAGGATATCAGTCTCGTACTTTTGTTAGAGTACAAGACATTACCTTATCACATGATTTTAATGCTAACTGGCTAAATAAAATAAAAATAAGCAGCCTACGATTATATCTAACAGCTCAACACTTATATACTTTTACTGGTTGGGATGGTGATCCAGAATCGGGCATAGGAGCAATCAGTTCAAATTACCCTGTACCTGCTTCATTATCAGCTGGTTTGAATATTAAATTTTAACAAATGAAATATAAATAATTATGAAATCTAAAATATTTGTATATTTAATAATATGTTCATTACTGGTAGTAACAGGATGTGAAAGTGATAAGGAATTCTTAACAGAAAAACCAAGGACCTTTTTTACTCTTGAGAATGCTTTCTCTACTCCTGCTCAAGTTGATGCAGTATTGATATCATGCTATAGATTAACTAGGCAAAATCAGGTAATAAGTAGTAACACTAGTCGCATATTAAATGGATTGGGAACTGATGTACTCGATGTTCCAGAATTAAGAATTGGAACAACTTTTTCAGATTATGCGAGATTGAATCCAACCCATGGTGATTATAATACCATCTTTAATAAATATTATGATATTATTTCAAAAGCTAATACTGCGCTCTATGCCGCAGAATTAGAAAATATAGCCTGGGGATCTGATCAAGAGAAAAATTATGCAATTGCGCAAGCTAAGTTTTTTCGTGGATACGCATACCGCAGTTTGGGGATGCTATTTGGAGGTGTACCAATTGTTGATGCAATCATAACTTATCCAAAATTAGATTTTGTAAGATCCTCTACAATCGAAACCTATCAATTTGCAATTGATGATTTGGAAAGCAGTGTGCAATATTTACCAGAAAAATCTACACAGCCAGGTAGAATTGTTAAAGGTGCTGCTCAACATTTTTTAGTTGAATTATACATTGCAATGGGAATTGAAGCTGAAGAGGAAGGTAAAAGTGGAGAATCAATGTATGATAAAGCATTACAAATTGCGAATCAATTGATAGATGGAGGCACTTATTCCTTAATGACTGAAAGATTTGGAACTCGTAAAGATCAAGTTAGTAATTGGTCTGGAACAGCCGATGTTTATTGGGACTTATTTCAAGAAGGTAATGTTAACTATCAAGATGGCAATAAAGAATCTATATGGGCATATCAAATAGATTTCACCGCATACTTATCAGAAGACTCACAGTCAAAAATTGAGTACCCAAGAGATTATGTTCCATTATTACGCTTGGTTGAAGGAATGACGGGAGAAGGTGATGATGTTGGTGGTAGAGGAGTATGCTTTGCAGCCCCTACAATGCATGTACGTGATGGTGTTTGGGAAGGAAAATACAATAAAGATAATAGAAACGCAGAACATAATATTTGGAGAAATTTCAAATATAATGATCCAACTCATCCAAAATTTGGAGAACCCTATCCTTGGTCTGAGTATTATAAAACCGATTATAATAGATCAATGGTTTACCCAATTCATGCTAAAGTCACAACTGATCCTGGTACATGGACTGGATTACAACAAGGAGAAAACAGAAGTAATCTATTTCGTGATGAATATGCAGTTCGTTTAGCTGAAACTATATTATTACGTGCAGAAATATATTACAGGAAAGGACAACTACAAAATGCAGCCAATGATATAAATTTAATAAGAAGCAGAGCAAAAGCTGAATACATGGTTACAGCTGTTGATGTAAACCTAGACCTCATTTTAGATGAACGTATCAGAGAACTTTATATTGAAGAAGACAGATGGCATACATTATTAAGAATGAGAGGTACGGTAGCTGTTGATAGAATAAGAAAGTACGCTTTTTGGCCGTTTACTAGAACATCTTTAACTTGGGATTTTAATAAATGGCCTATCCCTCAAGGAGCAATCGATAGAAATATTGATGCAGTATTGGAACAGAACCCTGGGTGGACGCAATTCTAGATTTTAATTAGTTGCGTAATATTTAAAAATATTACGCAACTTCATTTTCAAAATAACAATAACATGACTAACGTTTACAAATTATTTTTTATTCTTCTCTTTATAGTAGTGATATCATCTTGCCAAACTCAAAAAGAAGATGTTATAACAGTTATTTTTGATACTGACATGGAATCCGATGTGGATGATGTGGGGGCTCTTGCAATGCTACATGCACTTGCGGACAACAATGAAATTAAAATCTTAAGCGTAATAAGTTGCGCAAAAAACCCATGGAGTATTGTATGTGCAGATCGAATAAATAATTACTTTAATCGTGGAGATATACCTCTTGGTCAACTAAATAAGCCAGGTGTTGATAGAGAATCAAAGTATGCTCAGCAAATAGCAACAGAATTTCCTGGAAGCATAGAATCTTCTAATGATGCTTTTGATGCGGTGGAACTATATAGAAAAACATTGGCTTCTCAACCAGACAATAGTGTAACAATTATTACTGTAGGGTATTTAACTAATTTACGTGATTTGCTTTCAAGTAATTCAGATAAATATAGTAAGCTATCCGGTAGAGACCTTGTAAAACAAAAGGTCCGTAAATGGATCTGTATGGGTGGAATGTTCCCTGAAGGAAGAGAAGCAAATATTAGATGGGATACCGATGCTTCAATTGAAGTAGTTGAAAATTGGCCTTCAGAAATTGTTTTTAGCGGGTGGGAAATAGGGAATTTAGATACAGGAGACGATATTCGTAATTTGCCTGATTCAAGCCCTATTAAACGTGCCTATGAATTATATGGTCGCATTCCGCATAAAAGTTGGGACCAGGTTGCTACTCTATATGCAATAAAAAGCTATGAGGGAGAAAACAGTTCAAGTTATTGGAAATTATCTGAGCTGGGAAGAATTGTAATTGATAAAAACGATGGAAGTAATACTTGGGAAGATGATGAAAATGGATCTCATCGCTATTTAATTCAGATTGGATCGGACAATGACATCGCAAGTGAAATAAATGCATTAATGATGCACATTCCTAATCAGTAAAAAAAACAAAATATTGAAGTATTCATTCTCGTTAAAGCTATTGAGAGACCATCGCATTC
This portion of the Petrimonas sulfuriphila genome encodes:
- a CDS encoding FecR domain-containing protein gives rise to the protein MPTYTRYTDFLKDKQFIRWQLTPDEELDAHWEGFIKQNPELKIVLQQAIDYLKTTGLNKSTLNEDERLRLLNEIQSTVERSLKRIKSRQLIQLSVASCAAITLLIIGLNHFVFQEKETQFSPEQELIVGNLLNHEDIQLITDEKSLSFQNDVQMEFDESGKAKITQGNNEGKAAELTGGKQNTLIVPYGKRSTLTLSDGSKVWLNSGSVLEFPAQFTENKREVRLASGEMYIEVAPDSQKPFHVSTSDFNVKVYGTKFNVSAYADSPQSVVLVEGRVSLKPANKKETFLSPSEQAVYADNGTFNTHKVDVNQFISWKNGYLEFDKTPMTEVLKQIGRYYNLSFDFDNDVNLQRRTCTGKIYLSENLDNIMATVGLLSSTKYIKDNDQVFIINEPN
- a CDS encoding TldD/PmbA family protein; protein product: MISNENKKLAQWAMDYALKNGCQAAKVSLYSGSNTSFELRDAQMDKLQQASESRMSLFLYVDGRYGTYSTNRLDKKELESFIRNGVESTRYLAEDEARVLPDASRYYKGGKPDLQLLDPQFSAVNPDNKVALAQAIAEEALGKDPRIISVESSYGDGDGFSYQITSNGFEGETQQSWYSLSASVAVKGEGEARPSSYWYESSLYLDKLVKEGVGQKALERTLQKIGQKKTKSGRYTMVVDPMNSGQLLRPMLSAIFGSALQQKNSFLLDKLGQKVGSDKFTLLDEPHLIGASGARYFDSEGVATERRSVFDKGVLKTYYIDTYNAKKMDVDPTVANPSILVMQLGNKDLNGLISDVAHGILVTGFNGGNSNSSTGDFSYGIEGFLIEKGKLTLPLSEMNVTGNMITLWNSLAETGNDPRLNSSWRIPSLVFEGVDFSGL
- a CDS encoding RagB/SusD family nutrient uptake outer membrane protein; translated protein: MKSKIFVYLIICSLLVVTGCESDKEFLTEKPRTFFTLENAFSTPAQVDAVLISCYRLTRQNQVISSNTSRILNGLGTDVLDVPELRIGTTFSDYARLNPTHGDYNTIFNKYYDIISKANTALYAAELENIAWGSDQEKNYAIAQAKFFRGYAYRSLGMLFGGVPIVDAIITYPKLDFVRSSTIETYQFAIDDLESSVQYLPEKSTQPGRIVKGAAQHFLVELYIAMGIEAEEEGKSGESMYDKALQIANQLIDGGTYSLMTERFGTRKDQVSNWSGTADVYWDLFQEGNVNYQDGNKESIWAYQIDFTAYLSEDSQSKIEYPRDYVPLLRLVEGMTGEGDDVGGRGVCFAAPTMHVRDGVWEGKYNKDNRNAEHNIWRNFKYNDPTHPKFGEPYPWSEYYKTDYNRSMVYPIHAKVTTDPGTWTGLQQGENRSNLFRDEYAVRLAETILLRAEIYYRKGQLQNAANDINLIRSRAKAEYMVTAVDVNLDLILDERIRELYIEEDRWHTLLRMRGTVAVDRIRKYAFWPFTRTSLTWDFNKWPIPQGAIDRNIDAVLEQNPGWTQF
- a CDS encoding TldD/PmbA family protein, whose translation is MDRRNFIRTGGLALAGAVAAPTFASDLTGNKEAAPVSSAMQHFGITHADVRKTLTAALEKGGDYADLFFEHTFTNSVALQDGAVNRSNSNIDFGMGVRVLSGDQTGYAYIENVTLEEMLKAARTAARIASSSVKTKPVSLTERPLKANCYAISTPWEGVALKEKTPYLQKLNDKIFALDKRVQKVSASLNDSTSHILFCNSEGVSYYDYRPMVTLSAVCIMEENGRFENSHSARAYRKGFEFLSDDIIDVIAREAVENTSILFKAIKPKGGEMPVVMGSGGSGILLHEAIGHAFEADFNRKNISIFSEQLNKKICNEHISVVDDGTIPFNRGSINIDDEGTYGQKTYIVKDGILTSYLHDRISARHYGIASTGNGRRESFRNMPIPRMRATYMEAGNVKESDIIASVKNGIFVDKFTNGQVQIGAGDFTFFVKSGYLIENGKLTQPIKDINIIGNGPKALADITMVADNDKIDNGTWTCGKDGQSCPVTCGMPSALVSKLTVGGES
- a CDS encoding nucleoside hydrolase is translated as MTNVYKLFFILLFIVVISSCQTQKEDVITVIFDTDMESDVDDVGALAMLHALADNNEIKILSVISCAKNPWSIVCADRINNYFNRGDIPLGQLNKPGVDRESKYAQQIATEFPGSIESSNDAFDAVELYRKTLASQPDNSVTIITVGYLTNLRDLLSSNSDKYSKLSGRDLVKQKVRKWICMGGMFPEGREANIRWDTDASIEVVENWPSEIVFSGWEIGNLDTGDDIRNLPDSSPIKRAYELYGRIPHKSWDQVATLYAIKSYEGENSSSYWKLSELGRIVIDKNDGSNTWEDDENGSHRYLIQIGSDNDIASEINALMMHIPNQ
- a CDS encoding sigma-70 family RNA polymerase sigma factor → MRKENIASLYNRYVDDLYTYALYLGFEKGIIMDAIHDVFCKFAADEKQLQDVSNLKFYLFKSLKNRIYDIYKAQKKYIGLSTIDAQDAPFNIQVTIEDRLIDKEEQQQIKDQLSEMLDSLTERQREVVYLRYVQEYDYAQISELLNISIHGCRKLLSKAMQNLREKYGALVFLFLFS
- a CDS encoding SusC/RagA family TonB-linked outer membrane protein, with the translated sequence MRITLSFLFFCILFSSASNSYSQEFTIKSKTASIKEVCKEIEKGSGYVFVFSDNCEKLIDKKVNVEANSKDVMEVLDAVLSSTGLTYKILDKQIVVYKSTETTPSVAVEQPNMNIIQQPAKKQITGKIVDVQGEAIIGANIIEKGSIDNGTVTDIDGNFSISVLPNSILEISYIGYISQEVYTREGQKLNIILEEDLKSLDEIVVIGYGSVRRKDLTGAVSRVDLEDNPVSLTPNTNVIQALRATTPGLNIGTVNTSGGSPSMLIRGQNSLSASNNPLIVVDGVVFLGNINDINPADIASVDVLKDASSAAVYGSRAANGVISFTTKRGKTDKPTLSFTSTAGMLIWNTKPKMMSLEDQLERIKYNTGVQDPLDWMYQNEAYNYEHGIVTNWPDYFSRTGYVTDNQLNISGGTEKINYYLSAGYTDQEGVIVGDDYDRISVKGKINTDITSWLEIGLDGSFNRSDYSGIGASINTYMMGDSYFSPYRGYPEDNIKKYEKWPRTESRPGHVSDNPLWLTQDEVADDVDITDAYRLATFANIEFPFIKGLSYRINYVTNLRQIKQERFIYEDHFIAGGPMWDLNRYSPSTIQGYLPLANGTITHRNIYNYVFDNIINYKRTFDKHALDVTLVATRDHQGDRGFTMKGNDFEAIGNTLLGIDGIALATNQTISNSFTENFNIGYLARLNYVFNNRYHFTSSFRRDGSSVFGADNKWGNFPSVGVAWTISEENFMKSIKPIDYLKIRMSYGKNGNQGISAYETLARVNSGSAANLRYQWGDQPGTSHYGMTISSLGNSTLGWETTTSLNWGLEAVLLDQRVFLDIDYYTSKTYDQLFTRQIPAMSGFTSIRASMGQVDNRGIEIGLRTINIENKDFTWSSNLTFWQNRNILADLYGDGKDDIANNLFIDKSLGAIYGYEFVGIVQKDDTEYIANTGSRPGDVKWKDLNNDGKITAADDRKILGYIKENFRLNLSNTLNYKNFELYIHLSGIFGGGKDNYFLAANPTAFLSGDEQAQLYHPLAKISYWTPDNPSNKYPSPHYVSNMFQGYQSRTFVRVQDITLSHDFNANWLNKIKISSLRLYLTAQHLYTFTGWDGDPESGIGAISSNYPVPASLSAGLNIKF